The stretch of DNA CAGCAGTCAACATCCGTGAAGAAGGAAAAAGAATCTATAAAGAATGTGCCTGACGGCACAAGAAAAAAATCCGTAACCGGATAAACATAAAAACAAAACCGCGGGACACGCGGGGATAGCCTGTTTTAGCTTTGCCCTAAAGGGTAATCGAGCAGGAAGCCCCCACTTCAAAATCGTAAGATTTAAGTGGTGGGAGCATGTCACCGGACAGCCTGAAAGCCAAGGAGCGTAAGGCGCGTCTGCAGTACATGAGCTACCGTGATATGCTGACGACCTTGTATAACAGGAACAGGTATATTCAGGTTCTGGAAGGCATGCAGGCAAAAACAGTGATAAAAACAGGAGTAGCATATATTGATATCAATGGTCTGAAACGGGTGAATGATCTTTACGGACATGAGGCCGGAGACAGGCTGATCATAAATACAGCGCGTTCCATGCTTGCGATTCTGCCGGAGAATGCTTACCGGGTAGGTGGCGATGAATTTGTACTCATCTGTTTTGACATGGATGAGAAGATTTTTCGGAGTAAGGTCAGGGATATCTGTGACAGCATTGCTGCTAAAAGGATCAGTGTTTCTGTTGGCGCTGTCTGGGAGGAAAGCTCTTCGGAGCTTGAGACCATGCTGAGAAGAGCAGATGATCTTATGTATGAGGAAAAGAAGAAATATTATGAGGAACATGGAGTTGTTTGACCGGCTGGCACAGTCGAAATTCCGCAGCGGTTTTTATCTGAAAGAAAAAGATAAGGCTTATGCAGCAGACAAAGGCAGAGAAAAAATAGAAAAGCATGCACAGGATTTCATCCGTATGCGTCTGGCGCCTGCAGTGATCCCCAATGACGGGAAACAGACGCCGATGAAAGGCCATCCTGTATTTCTGGCCCAGCATGCCTGTGCCTGTTGCTGCCGTGGCTGCCTGGAGAAGTGGCACGGGATACCAAAAGGGCGTGAACTGACCGGCGAAGAACAGGAATACGTTGTGGATGTGCTGATGACCTGGATCGACCGGCAGATGGAAGGATACCGGCCGTCGAAAAGTTTGGCTTCAGCTTCCGGGAAGAAAGCGAAGGAACCGGAGTATGAGCAGCTGACGCTGCCGTTTGTATAGTTGATCAGAAGCGCAGCGACAGGTTCAATTGTGCTTGTTTGTACGAAAAAAAGAAATAACGATAAGAACAGGAAAAAGTTTCTGATTATGTTGTGCCCGGTATTTTTATATCGGGCATTTCGTTTGTAATGGAAGAAAGAGCTGGAAATCCGGGTAAAATTTTTCCGGGATTTTCTGTAACGTTTTTGAAACGGGTTCGTCTTATAAGTGAGAAGGGAGGAAAGAGAAAAACCGATGAACATAGAGGAACTTTACCGGACATATTTTGACATTGTATATCGGTATATCCGTTCTATCTCACAGGATGGAGCGCTGGTTGAGGAAGTGACACAGGAAACGTTTTTTAAAGCTCTGGAAAAGATAGACCAGTTCCGGGGTGACTGTGATGTGCGTGTGTGGCTCTGCCAGATCGCAAAAAATACGTTGTACGATCATCTGAAAAAACAGAAGAAGCAACTTCTCGGGGATGAGAAGCTGGAAGAAGCAGAAAGTGATGGCGGAGAGCTTCTGGAGGAAAAGCTGGCGCAGCGGAGCCAGGCTATGGAGATCCACAAAGTTCTGCATAGACTTTCGGAACCGTATAAAGAAGTTTTTTCCCTGCGGACCTTCGGAGAGCTTAAGTTTAGTGAGATCGGAATGCTTTTCGGAAAAAGTGAAAACTGGGCGAGGGTGACTTATTACCGTGCAAGAGTAAAGATCAGAGAGGAGTTGGAGCAATGAGGATCACATGTGATGTAATACAGGATCTGATGCCATCTTATGTGGACGGCATTTTAAGTGAAGACAGTCAGGCGTTGGTAAAAGAGCATATGGAAGCTTGTGAGGAATGCAGAAAAATGTTGGAGATTATGAAAGAGGAGCAGGGAAAAGAGCAGGCTCAAATGATATCATCTGCAGCCTCCGGAGCACGACGCAGAGCTGATGAAACGGAAAATATCGGAAGTGCAGCCGCACTGAAAAAAATCCGGAAAAAATTAATGATACGCAGAGTGCTGACAGCAGCAGTGGCAGTTATCCTGACACTCATCGTTGCGGCAGCAAGCTACAACCACTGGTATTTCAACGAAAAATACATGACCCTGGAAAATAGCGGAATGTACGTAAAAAATAATAATTTGTATTCTTCTAATAATCTCATCAATCGAATGAAAGTACAGTACACAGAAGATGGAAAAACAGAGTTCGTCTACGCCATTGACGCGCCATATGCAGGAACTCTGGAACTGAAAGGCGATGACATGCTGCTTCAGGATTTTTCCAAAAAGACAGAGGAAGTATCACCGGAAGATGACAGCATCCCGGAAACTGTAACAGAGGTTTATTATATGAGTGCGGAAGCCGGAAAGAAGAGCCTGGAATTAACAGAGCTGGAAGTAAAGGGAGATCTGGATGCAGCGGAGAAAATTGTGGATGAGATGAAACAGGAATCGAAGCTGATATGGTCGGAACAATAGAATAAAACTCTGTTTATGAATCAGGTAGAGATTTGTAATTCACAAAGGATTTATTCACTCTGGTTAAATGGAAACAGGCAAAGGTACTGTTCACTGGCAAAACCAGGCAAATGCAGGAAGATGGGCAGATACAGGATAGAAATACTGCATCGTCTATGTTAAAATAAAACCTGGACAGTACAGTAAAAAAAGTTCTATAAAAATTCTGTGCTGCAGGCGACAAAAACAGACAGCAGTGAATTTATTTACTGCTGAAGAACAGGAGGGACACAACATGTTATTTGTATGCTATCCAAAATGCAGTACCTGTAAAAAGGCTCAGAAATGGCTGGATGAGAGCAATGTGGAATATACGTTGCGTGATATCAAGACGGACAATCCAACTGCAGAGGAACTGAAAGCCTGGTGGGAAAAAAGCGGTCTTCCGCTGAAGCGTTTCTTCAATACCAGTGGAAATATTTATAAAGAGATGAAACTGAAAGACAAACTTCCGGAGATGAGTGAGGAAGAGCAGCTTGCGCTTCTTGCAACAGACGGGATGCTTGTGAAACGACCAATCCTTGTCGGGGAAGACAAGGTGCTGGTGGGCGCTAAAGAAAAAGAATGGGAAGAGTATCTGAAATCATGAAAAAGAAACTGAATTATGCGGATATCGTTAAGGAAACCGCGATCCTCACCGTGGCAGTGGCGATCATTGCAGCAGCGGTATATTTTTTCCTGGTGCCAAGCCATACGTCGGTCAGCAGTATTTCCGGTCTTGGAATCGTGCTTTCCAACTTTGTGCCGCTGCAGCTGTCGGCTATTACCATGATCCTGAATGTGGTATTGCTGATCATCGGATTTTTTACCTGTGGAAGAGAGTTTGGAGTTAAGACGGTTTATACCAGTGTGATGCTGCCGTTGTTTCTGGGATTGTTTGAGATCATTTTTCCAGATTTCGGTTCCATGACAGACAGCCAGGAACTGGATGTTCTGTGTTATGTTCTGGTAGTGAGTGTGGGACTTAGCATTCTTTTTAACCGGAATGCATCCTCAGGCGGACTGGATATCGTGGCGAAGATCATGAATAAGTATCTCCACATGGAGCTTGGAAAAGCCATGTCCCTTTCCGGTATGTGCGTGGCACTTTCCGCGGCGCTTGTGTATGATAAAAAGACGGTAGTCTTAAGTATTCTGGGAACGTATTTTAACGGAATTGTTCTGGATCATTTTATTTTTGATCATAACATCAAACGGCGCGTCTGCATTATCACGAAGAAGGAAGAGGAGCTGAGGCAGTTTATTGTTCATGACCTGCACAGCGGAGCCACGATCTATGAGGCCATCGGAGCCTATAAAATGGAAAAACGTCATGAGATCATAACCATTGTAGATAAAGGTGAATATCAGAAGCTGATGAAGTTTATAAACCAGGAGGACCCAAAAGCTTTTATTACGGTTTATAATGTGTCGAATATGCGGTATCAGCCGAAGAAATAAAAAACTCCCGGGATAAACCTCCCGGGAATTTTTTACCATATTTTACAGGAAAATATATTTCAGGATAAACAGCACTGCCAGTACATACATCAGAGCGCTGATCTTCTTTTCTTTTGCCTTACCTGTGATCAGGTTGATGGCTACGTATGTGATAATTCCCATGGAGATACCTTCGGAAATGCTGTAGAAGAACGGCATTGCGATGATACATACATAGCATGGGATCGCTTCGGACATATCGCTGAAATCAATGCTGATAACATTGCTGAGCATGTACAATCCGACGATCACCAGAGCCGGAGCTGTGGCAAAGGACGGGATCGCCAGGAAGATCGGAGACAGGAACAGGGACAGGCCAAATAAGATGGCAGTTGTCACTGCGGTAAGTCCGGTTCTTCCGCCTTCGGATACACCGGAAGCGCTTTCTACGAAAGTAGTAGTCGTGGATGTACCGAGAACAGCACCTGCAGTTGTTGCAACAGCATCTGCAAGAAGGGCACCCTTGATGTGAGGGAGCTTACCATTCTCGTCCAGCATACCGGCCTTGGAGGATACACCAACGAGAGTTCCGAGAGTATCAAAAAGATCTACAAATAAAAATGCAAACAGGATAACAAGGAAATCCAGTGAGAAAACTCCGTCAAACTGCAGCTTCGCAAAGATCGGAGCAAGACTCGGGATAGAGAGTCCGTTGCTGAAATCTGGGAGCAGGCTGTAGAAGCCGATCTCCGGGTTCGGAACATAAAGTCCGGCGAACTGACAGATGATTCCAAGTCCCCATGTGATCAGGATACCCCAGAGGATGTTTCCCTTTACATTCTTAACAACCAGGATTCCGGTTACGATGATGCCGATCAGAGCCAGGATAACGGTGATTCCCACATTGTTGAAGGAAGCCTCCACGCCCTTAGCTGCATTATATCCGTCTACAGAGAAAAGCTGCAGCAGTGTGGAGCCGCCGATCACGATATTGGAATTCTGTAAACCTACAAATGCGATGAAAAGACCGATACCAACGCTGACTGCGGATTTCAGGTTCAGAGGGATCGCGTTGAAGATCGCTTCACGTACATTGGTAAGTGAAAGAACGATAAATACGATACCTTCTGCAAAAACTGCGGTCAGTGCATACTGCCAGCTGTATCCCATACCGATAACGACTGTATAGGCAAAGTATGCGTTCAGACCCATTCCGGGTGCCAGTGCGAACGGGTAGTTGGCGAAGATCGCCATCAGCAGTGTTCCAAGGAAGGCTGCCAGTGCGGTAGCTGTGAATACAGCTCCGGAATCCATGCCGGTCGCGGACAGGATGTTCGGGTTAACTGCCAGGATATACGCCATTGTCATGAAGGTGGTGATACCTGCCAGAACCTCTGTTTTGGCGTCCGTTTTATTTGCGGACAGCTTGAAGATTTTTTCTAACATATTTCTTTCCCTTTCTTAAATATGTTTTTGGACAACATGTCTAGTTTATCATATAAAAATTTCGTATGCAATCGTTAGTGTGCACAGATATGATTATAATAGGTGTTTTTTTGTAAAATACTTTTACAGGCAGGCAATTTGTGTGTAAAATACAGGAGAGAGAGTATTTAATTTACAGACGAGTTTATTTTGCAATGAAAGGGGGATGGATAATGTCTGAGAAAAAACTGCGGAATATTACAGATGTGCTCTGCTTTCTGCTTATCCTTGGGTACGTGATGTATCTTGTGGCCACCTGGGGAAATCTGCCGGAGAGGGTGCCGATCCATTTTAATGCTCATGGGATCCCGGACCGGTATGGGAAGAAGGGCAGCCTTCTTCTGGAACCGATTTTGGGGCTGTTGATCCTGGCACTTCTGATGTTCTGTCAGAGATTTCCACAGTGGTGGAATTATCCGGTTGAGGTGACAGAGGAGAACAGAGAGCATATCTTTGAGATCGCGTCAAAAATGATGTCTGTGATCAAGCTGTTATCCATTGGAATATGTCTTTATGCCGGGATCAGCGGGAATCTGGGAACGGCACCTATGTGGCCGGTGTGGATACTGATCGCAGGGATTTTTGTAACATTGCTCCGGGGAATCCGGGAGATATATAAGACTGGTAAAGAAACTGACATGGATGAGGATGATAAATCGTGAAGCGGTCGCGTTTGTGATCATGTAGCAAAGTGGAAGGTAAAGGTTCGATTTATTGTACTGAATATGAATGGAACCAGCGAAAGCGGATCGCGAATATCCGCCTGGCGAAGTTATAATAAAAACAGGAAAGGAATTTCAGGAGGATATGGCAGATACAAGAACAGATGAGCTTTACAGAGCGCTTCAGGATAAGGGCTATCCCGATGAGCTGTGCCGGGAAATCGCCTACAAACATATGAATACCGATTACACAGCTACACGGATGCTGGGGTATTTATACAGGGTGACAAGTCCCAGAGTGGAGGATGTGATCGATGAGATGCTGGCGATCTTAAGTGACCGGGAATCCATCATCCGGAAGAAAGAGCTGGAGCACGCCCAGGCTACGATCAACAGCGTGTATCGGGAGGGGCTGTAACGGAAATCCCGGAGCTGTGCCAGTGCTGGCGATCAGAAGCACTGCAGCAGTTCCGGGATTTTATGATTTGA from Blautia sp. SC05B48 encodes:
- a CDS encoding DUF4186 domain-containing protein, which produces MRNMELFDRLAQSKFRSGFYLKEKDKAYAADKGREKIEKHAQDFIRMRLAPAVIPNDGKQTPMKGHPVFLAQHACACCCRGCLEKWHGIPKGRELTGEEQEYVVDVLMTWIDRQMEGYRPSKSLASASGKKAKEPEYEQLTLPFV
- a CDS encoding arsenate reductase family protein; this encodes MLFVCYPKCSTCKKAQKWLDESNVEYTLRDIKTDNPTAEELKAWWEKSGLPLKRFFNTSGNIYKEMKLKDKLPEMSEEEQLALLATDGMLVKRPILVGEDKVLVGAKEKEWEEYLKS
- a CDS encoding YitT family protein translates to MKKKLNYADIVKETAILTVAVAIIAAAVYFFLVPSHTSVSSISGLGIVLSNFVPLQLSAITMILNVVLLIIGFFTCGREFGVKTVYTSVMLPLFLGLFEIIFPDFGSMTDSQELDVLCYVLVVSVGLSILFNRNASSGGLDIVAKIMNKYLHMELGKAMSLSGMCVALSAALVYDKKTVVLSILGTYFNGIVLDHFIFDHNIKRRVCIITKKEEELRQFIVHDLHSGATIYEAIGAYKMEKRHEIITIVDKGEYQKLMKFINQEDPKAFITVYNVSNMRYQPKK
- a CDS encoding GGDEF domain-containing protein, translating into MSPDSLKAKERKARLQYMSYRDMLTTLYNRNRYIQVLEGMQAKTVIKTGVAYIDINGLKRVNDLYGHEAGDRLIINTARSMLAILPENAYRVGGDEFVLICFDMDEKIFRSKVRDICDSIAAKRISVSVGAVWEESSSELETMLRRADDLMYEEKKKYYEEHGVV
- a CDS encoding RNA polymerase sigma factor produces the protein MNIEELYRTYFDIVYRYIRSISQDGALVEEVTQETFFKALEKIDQFRGDCDVRVWLCQIAKNTLYDHLKKQKKQLLGDEKLEEAESDGGELLEEKLAQRSQAMEIHKVLHRLSEPYKEVFSLRTFGELKFSEIGMLFGKSENWARVTYYRARVKIREELEQ
- a CDS encoding NCS2 family permease; translation: MLEKIFKLSANKTDAKTEVLAGITTFMTMAYILAVNPNILSATGMDSGAVFTATALAAFLGTLLMAIFANYPFALAPGMGLNAYFAYTVVIGMGYSWQYALTAVFAEGIVFIVLSLTNVREAIFNAIPLNLKSAVSVGIGLFIAFVGLQNSNIVIGGSTLLQLFSVDGYNAAKGVEASFNNVGITVILALIGIIVTGILVVKNVKGNILWGILITWGLGIICQFAGLYVPNPEIGFYSLLPDFSNGLSIPSLAPIFAKLQFDGVFSLDFLVILFAFLFVDLFDTLGTLVGVSSKAGMLDENGKLPHIKGALLADAVATTAGAVLGTSTTTTFVESASGVSEGGRTGLTAVTTAILFGLSLFLSPIFLAIPSFATAPALVIVGLYMLSNVISIDFSDMSEAIPCYVCIIAMPFFYSISEGISMGIITYVAINLITGKAKEKKISALMYVLAVLFILKYIFL
- a CDS encoding zf-HC2 domain-containing protein → MRITCDVIQDLMPSYVDGILSEDSQALVKEHMEACEECRKMLEIMKEEQGKEQAQMISSAASGARRRADETENIGSAAALKKIRKKLMIRRVLTAAVAVILTLIVAAASYNHWYFNEKYMTLENSGMYVKNNNLYSSNNLINRMKVQYTEDGKTEFVYAIDAPYAGTLELKGDDMLLQDFSKKTEEVSPEDDSIPETVTEVYYMSAEAGKKSLELTELEVKGDLDAAEKIVDEMKQESKLIWSEQ
- a CDS encoding DUF1648 domain-containing protein; this encodes MSEKKLRNITDVLCFLLILGYVMYLVATWGNLPERVPIHFNAHGIPDRYGKKGSLLLEPILGLLILALLMFCQRFPQWWNYPVEVTEENREHIFEIASKMMSVIKLLSIGICLYAGISGNLGTAPMWPVWILIAGIFVTLLRGIREIYKTGKETDMDEDDKS